From a single Canis aureus isolate CA01 chromosome 5, VMU_Caureus_v.1.0, whole genome shotgun sequence genomic region:
- the LOC144313392 gene encoding uncharacterized protein LOC144313392: MPGAACQVPANQGHSDACCRSGDMVAGWPLQRGKEALAEIRVDEKLTCEEDIKSSRGRPDVVRPGLASRPHPRGAVSTWDLERPLSFSCYSFSSSLKSGNGMPSLAGSLHGILQDQLFHQCSNFPSILELSIVRLSPVVKGDSYTEISAISEATSHKFLVWGAWVARSVERPTQVRTSGP, from the exons atGCCGGGTGCTGCGTGCCAGGTGCCGGCGAACCAAGGACACAGCGATGCCTGCTGTAGGAGTGGGGACATGGTTGCTGGCTGGCCCCTGCAAAGAGGAAAG GAAGCTCTCGCCGAAATACGCGTGGATGAGAAGCTGACCTGCGAGGAGGACATAAAAAGCTCCCGAGGGCGCCCGGATGTCGTGCGCCCCGGCCTGGCCTCCCGTCCTCATCCGCGCGGGGCGGTCTCCACGTGGGATCTGGAAcgtcccctctctttctcttgttaCTCGTTTTCTTCTTCCCTCAAAAGCGGAAATGGGATGCCCTCCCTCGCTGGAAGCCTTCACGGCATTTTACAG GATCAGCTATTTCATCAATGTTCAAATTTCCCAAGTATCTTAGAACTTTCTATCGTCCGCTTGTCACCAGTGGTCAAGGGAGACTCCTACACTGAAATCAGTGCTATTTCTGAAGCAACTTCTCACAAGTTCCtcgtctggggtgcctgggtggctcggtcggtggAGCGTCCGACTCAGGTCAGgacctcagggccatga